A single window of Polaribacter sp. SA4-10 DNA harbors:
- the trxB gene encoding thioredoxin-disulfide reductase has product MSDNIEKIKCLIIGSGPAGYTAAIYAARADMKPIMYTGMQMGGQLTTTTEVDNFPGYSEGTDGTAMMEDLKKQAERFGTEVRFGLVTSVDLSDEIGGKHKVIVDESKEIEAETIIISTGATAKYLGIESEQRLIGGGVSACATCDGFFYKGQDVVVVGAGDTAAEEATYLSNICSKVTILVRKDFMRASKAMQHRVTKTKNIEVLYNTEIDEVLGSNVVEGVRVINNKTKETTDISVTGVFIAIGHTPNSDLFKGVLDMDETGYLITKGKSTKTNLPGVFAAGDIQDKEYRQAVTAAGTGCMAALDAERYLGALK; this is encoded by the coding sequence ATGTCAGATAATATTGAAAAAATAAAATGTTTAATCATTGGTTCAGGACCTGCAGGCTACACAGCAGCTATTTATGCGGCTAGAGCAGATATGAAACCAATAATGTATACAGGAATGCAAATGGGTGGGCAATTAACAACTACTACTGAAGTTGATAATTTTCCTGGGTATTCTGAAGGTACAGATGGAACTGCAATGATGGAAGATCTTAAAAAACAAGCAGAACGTTTTGGTACTGAAGTTCGTTTTGGTTTGGTTACTAGTGTAGATTTGAGCGATGAAATTGGTGGTAAGCATAAAGTAATTGTTGATGAATCTAAAGAAATAGAAGCAGAAACAATTATAATTTCTACAGGAGCAACAGCAAAATATTTAGGTATAGAAAGTGAACAACGTTTAATTGGTGGTGGAGTTTCTGCTTGTGCAACTTGTGATGGTTTTTTCTATAAAGGTCAAGATGTTGTGGTTGTTGGAGCGGGTGATACAGCTGCAGAAGAAGCAACTTATTTATCTAATATTTGTAGTAAAGTTACAATTTTGGTACGTAAAGACTTTATGAGAGCATCTAAGGCGATGCAACATAGAGTTACTAAAACTAAAAATATAGAAGTATTATATAATACAGAAATTGATGAGGTTCTTGGAAGCAATGTGGTAGAAGGCGTAAGGGTTATTAATAATAAAACAAAAGAAACTACAGATATTTCTGTAACTGGAGTTTTTATTGCAATTGGTCATACTCCAAATTCAGACTTATTTAAAGGTGTTTTAGATATGGATGAAACTGGATATTTAATTACAAAAGGGAAGTCTACAAAAACAAATTTACCTGGAGTTTTTGCAGCCGGTGATATACAAGATAAAGAATACAGACAAGCAGTTACTGCTGCAGGTACAGGTTGTATGGCAGCGTTAGATGCAGAGCGCTATTTAGGTGCTTTAAAATAG
- a CDS encoding transposase, whose amino-acid sequence MLLKVLTSSLEQYQSLVKNILNYFDDRSTNALTESFNAKIKAFRAQLRGVKL is encoded by the coding sequence CTGCTTTTAAAAGTTTTAACTTCATCGCTAGAACAATATCAATCTCTAGTCAAAAATATTCTAAACTATTTTGATGATCGAAGCACAAATGCTTTAACAGAATCTTTCAACGCAAAGATAAAGGCATTTAGAGCACAACTTAGAGGGGTAAAACTATAG